One window of the Pempheris klunzingeri isolate RE-2024b chromosome 10, fPemKlu1.hap1, whole genome shotgun sequence genome contains the following:
- the rapgef4a gene encoding rap guanine nucleotide exchange factor 4 isoform X4, producing MAGLLAPPYGVMESGCSADRMPDKENISNNSFVSVSKHQNKKSFIESPAKPHLKCISQVPSEKILRAGKILRNAILSRAPHMIRDRKYHLKTYRQCCVGTELVDWQMQQSSCVHSRVQAVGMWQVLLEEGVLNHVDQELSFQDKYLFYRFLDDEQEDTPFPSEEERKESQEELQDTLLLLSQIGPDAHMRMILRKHPSERAADDLEIIYEELLHIKALSHLSTTVKRELAGVLIFESHAKAGTVLFNQGEEGTSWYIILKGSVNVVIYGKGVVCTLHEGDDFGKLALVNDAPRAASIVLREDNCHFLRVDKEDFNRILRDVEANTVRLKEHGQDVLVLEKSLSSSRTSSHGASSSHYKYKVMSGTPEKILEHLLEMMRLDSQFTESDSALDDFALMHCVFIPNSQLCPVLMAHYHAQASQGSEQEKLDYTLNNKRRVIRLVMQWATLHGDHLQEEDVSVPFLEEFLMAVSNDAKVIPALRDQLTELERIVKRNTEDARVSQKKHKILLRQFSMGDEKLQKRQPIRSNDEILLKVYCCDHTYTTIRVPVVASVREVIGAVADKLGSAEDLLLVGLSSAGEKVIFKPNDVSVFSTLSINGRLFACRRDQLDSLTPLPEQEGPSAGLLASFELMSSKDVAYHMTSYDWELFHCVHELELIYHTFGRQNVKKTTVNLDLFLRRFNEIQFWVITEMCLCSQLSKRVQLLKKFIKIAAHCKEYRNLNGFFAIVMGLSNPAVCRLSQTWEKLPSKFKKFYGEFENLMDPSRNHRAYRLTVAKLEPPIIPFMPLLIKDLTFTHEGNKTFIDNLVNFEKMRMMANTVKILRYCRSQSFTGPESPLASKNHPEVRTYVRQLNVIDNQRTLTQLSHGLEPRRS from the exons ATGGCTGGACTGCTCGCCCCACCTTATGGTGTGATGGAAAGTGGTTGTAGTGCTGACC GAATGCCGGACAAAGAAAACATAAGCAACAACTCATTTGTTTCAGTCTCCAAACACCAGAATAAG aagTCATTCATTGAAAGTCCAGCCAAACCCCACCTTAAATGCATTTCTCAG GTCCCCTCTGAGAAGATCCTGCGGGCGGGGAAGATTCTCCGTAACGCCATCCTCTCCAGGGCGCCTCACATGATCAGAGACAGGAAGTATCATTTGAAGACTTACAG GCAGTGCTGTGTGGGGACCGAGTTGGTTGACTGGCAGATGCAGCAGAGCTCATGCGTCCACTCTCGCGTTCAGGCTGTTGGCATGTGGCAGGTGCTGCTGGAAGAAGGTGTTCTCAACCATG TGGACCAGGAGCTGAGCTTCCAGGACAAGTACCTTTTCTACCGCTTCCTGGATGACGAGCAGGAAGATACCCCTTTTCCcagcgaggaggagaggaaggagagccaagaggagctgcaggacactctgctcctcctctcgcAGATTGGACCTGACGCCCACATGAGGATGATTCTGAGGAAACA cCCATCTGAAAGAGCAGCAGATGATTTGGAGATAATTTATGAGGAGCTGCTCCATATAAAGGCCTTATCTCACCTATCCACCACC GTAAAGAGAGAACTGGCAGGAGTGCTGATCTTTGAGTCCCATGCAAAGGCAGGAACAGTGT tgttcAATCAGGGGGAGGAGGGCACATCGTGGTACATCATCCTAAAGGGCTCAGTCAATGTTGTCATCTATGGAAAA GGTGTTGTTTGCACTCTTCATGAAGGAGACGACTTTGGAAAGCTCGCTCTTGTCAATGACGCCCCCCGCGCTGCCTCCATTGTCCTGCGAGAGGACAACTGTCACTTCCTGAGGGTAGACAAGGAGGACTTCAACAGGATTTTGAGG gaTGTGGAGGCCAACACGGTGCGTCTGAAGGAGCACGGTCAGGATGTTCTGGTGTTAGAGAAGAGCCTCAGCAGCAGTCGAACCTCCAGCCATGGAGCATCATCCTCCCACTACAA ATACAAGGTAATGTCGGGGACTCCGGAGAAGATTTTGGAGCATCTCCTCGAAATGATGCGATTGGATTCTCAATTCACAGAGTCAG aCTCAGCTTTAGATGACTTTGCCCTCATGCACTGTGTCTTCATCCCAAACAGTCAGCTATGTCCGGTGTTGATGGCACA CTACCACGCTCAGGCCTCTCAGGGCTCTGAGCAGGAGAAGCTGGACTACACTCTTAACAACAAGCGCAGGGTGATCCGCCTGGTGATGCAGTGGGCTACTCTACATGGAGAccacctgcaggaggaggacgtCTCTGTGCCCTTCCTAGAG GAGTTTCTCATGGCGGTCTCTAATGACGCCAAAGTGATTCCAGCTCTCAGGGATCAGCTAACAGAACTGGAGAGAATCGTAAAGCGAAA cactgaAGATGCCAGAGTGTCACAGAAAAAG CACAAAATCTTACTGCGGCAGTTCAGTATGGGAGATGAGAAGCTTCAGAAACGTCAGCCCATCAGGAGCAACGATGAAA TCCTGCTTAAAGTCTACTGCTGCGACCACACCTACACAACGATCCGTGTCCCTGTGGTCGCCTCAGTCAGGGAGGTCATCGGAGCTGTGGCCGACAAGCTGGGGTCAGCGGAGGACCTGCTCCTGGTCGGCCTCAGTTCGGCCGGAG AGAAAGTCATCTTCAAGCCCAATGATGTTTCAGTGTTCTCCACACTCAGCATAAACGGACGGCTGTTCGCCTGCCGGAGGGATCAGCTGGACTCTTTG ACCCCTTTACCTGAGCAGGAGGGTCCCTCTGCAGGACTGTTGGCCAGCTTCGAGTTAATGAGCTCTAAGGATGTGGCTTACCACATGACATCCTATGACTGGGAGCTGTTTCACTGCGTACATGAG CTTGAACTCATCTACCACACATTTGGGCGGCAAAACGTCAAGAAAACCACCGTGAACCTGGACCTGTTCCTGAGGAGGTTTAATGAAATTCAGTTTTGGGTGATCACTgagatgtgtctgtgttctcAGCTCAGCAAGAGGGTGCAGCTTCTCAAGAAGTTCATCAAGATCGCTGCCCA CTGTAAGGAGTACAGGAATCTGAACGGCTTCTTTGCTATCGTTATGGGGCTGAGTAACCCAGCAGTGTGCAGGTTGAGTCAGACCTGGGAG AAACTTCCCAGCAAATTCAAGAAGTTTTACGGGGAATTTGAAAACTTAATG GACCCGTCCAGGAACCACCGGGCGTACCGACTGACAGTTGCCAAACTGGAGCCTCCCATCATTCCCTTCATGCCG